CCGGCGCACCTGGGCCAGATCGTGCTCGACCCACAGGACGGTGGTCCCGGCGGCGGACAGCTCGGCCAGCAGCGTTTCGAAAATGGCGATCCCGGCCTCGTCGAGCGCGGTCATCGGCTCGTCCAGAACGATCAGGTCGGGCGCCGGGATCAGCGCCTGGGCGAGCAGGACGCGCTGCCGCTCGCCCCCCGACAGGGCGCCGAAGCGGCGGCGGGCCTTGCCGGCCATGCCGACGCGGTCCAGGGCCGCGCCGTAGTTCATGCGGCGGTCCGGCCCGAGGAAGGCGGGACGGCGCTGGCACAGCACGGCCAGGAAATCCTCCACCGTCAACGGCAGGCCGCGGTCGAACTCGACCGATTGCGGCACATAGGCGACGGTGCCCGGCCCGTCGCCCGGCCAGTCGAGCCGGATGGTCCCGCGGTGCGGCGCCTGACCGAGCAGGGCGCGGATCAGCGACGACTTGCCGCCGCCGTTGGGGCCGACCACCGCGTGCACGGTGCCCGCGGCGACGCGCAGGGACACGCCGTCCAGGATCACCGTGCGCCCCAGCGTCAGGTCTACCCGGTCGAACAGGATGGCGGGACCGGTCACGGCGCGGCCTCGGCCATCGCCAGAACCAGCGTGTCGAGGTTCCGGGCCATCTCGCGCTCGAACAGGTCGGGCGCGTAGTCGCCGTGCGAGATGTGGGAGAAGGCGTAGAGCCGGATGCCGGTCTCGCGCCGGATGGTCTCCACATAGGCGCTGGGGAAGTTCAGCTCCGAGAAGATCACCTGCACGTCGAGCTTGCGCATCGTCGCGATGGTCTCGGCGAGCTGGGCCGGGCTGGGCTCGATGCCGTGGGCGGGCTCGACGACGGCGGAGACCTCCAGCCCGAACTCGCGCAGCAGGTAATCGTAGGCGCCGTGGATGGTGGCGACGCGCAGGCTGGCGGTGCCCGCCGTCGCCAGCTTCGCCAGCGCGTCGGCCCGCAACTGGCGCAGGCGGCGGGAATAGGCGCGGGCGTTGGCGGCGTAGGCGGCGGCGTTGTCCGGGTCCAGCCGTCCCAGCTCGCGCGCGATGGTCGAAACCTGGAGGACCGAGTTGGTGATCGACAGGAAGCTGTGCGGGTTGACCACCTTCCCCGCCGCCCGCGCCGCCGTTCCCGCGGCGGG
The sequence above is drawn from the Azospirillum sp. TSH58 genome and encodes:
- a CDS encoding metal ABC transporter solute-binding protein, Zn/Mn family — encoded protein: MTSILPNRRLILAGALAAAAMPARAFAAPAGRRRFGVTLHPYYSYVANIVGDAAEVVPVIPAGFNPHAYEPRPEDIQRIGGLDAIVLNGIGHDDFAGRMIAASAKPSLPVVESNADVPLLPAAGTAARAAGKVVNPHSFLSITNSVLQVSTIARELGRLDPDNAAAYAANARAYSRRLRQLRADALAKLATAGTASLRVATIHGAYDYLLREFGLEVSAVVEPAHGIEPSPAQLAETIATMRKLDVQVIFSELNFPSAYVETIRRETGIRLYAFSHISHGDYAPDLFEREMARNLDTLVLAMAEAAP
- a CDS encoding metal ABC transporter ATP-binding protein, encoding MTGPAILFDRVDLTLGRTVILDGVSLRVAAGTVHAVVGPNGGGKSSLIRALLGQAPHRGTIRLDWPGDGPGTVAYVPQSVEFDRGLPLTVEDFLAVLCQRRPAFLGPDRRMNYGAALDRVGMAGKARRRFGALSGGERQRVLLAQALIPAPDLIVLDEPMTALDEAGIAIFETLLAELSAAGTTVLWVEHDLAQVRRLATRVTGLNRRVLFDGAPLEMLSPERVFDLFSAVPRGHAAERIAS